One window of the Gemmatimonadales bacterium genome contains the following:
- a CDS encoding alpha-amylase family glycosyl hydrolase: protein MRNGLAAFAACLSLAAAYPAVAQPAQAPARATAPDTSWVARSAIYEVFVRDFSPTGDLRGVIDGLDRIQAVGASVVWLMPIYPIGALNRKEPLGSPYSVRDYRAVNPAFGTAADFRALVQAVHARGMKLILDWVPNHTAWDNVWVTEHPDFYVRNERGELAVPRDDQGRLTDWTDVAQLDYRNPLLRRAMIDAMRYWLEEFGIDGFRVDVAGFVPDNFWSEAVPELRSAVPRRILLLAEWGDLKMHRLGFDLTYAWDSYSRLKAVWRGAPADTFVRSELADMRAIPPGGMRLRFTTNHDETAWDHPPVTLFGGAAGARAAFDAMALLPGRPLLYNGQEVESPQKLGLFVRTPIAWDQPDGAAARAFYRRVLRLARTDPALIAGDFREALTSAPGDVIAYRRGAVVVFVNARPREVRFTVTGFDVDRARDLLSNRTQRGDTLMLPAYGAIVLERRARAATPLRPVSRTSERRSLRLSRTPHGRARATGASRVHAYRRPRSSTRHSRGPIVPGTGT, encoded by the coding sequence ATGCGGAATGGTCTCGCCGCGTTCGCGGCCTGCCTCTCGTTGGCGGCAGCGTACCCCGCGGTTGCCCAGCCGGCGCAGGCTCCGGCTCGCGCCACGGCGCCGGATACATCCTGGGTCGCTCGCAGCGCGATCTATGAGGTATTCGTCCGGGACTTCTCGCCCACGGGCGATCTCCGGGGCGTGATCGACGGGCTGGACCGCATCCAGGCGGTCGGGGCGAGCGTCGTGTGGCTGATGCCGATCTACCCCATCGGGGCGCTGAACCGGAAGGAACCGCTGGGGTCGCCGTACTCGGTGCGCGACTACCGCGCGGTCAATCCCGCGTTCGGCACCGCAGCCGACTTCCGGGCACTCGTGCAGGCCGTGCACGCTCGCGGGATGAAGCTCATCCTCGACTGGGTTCCGAATCACACCGCATGGGACAACGTCTGGGTCACGGAGCACCCCGACTTCTACGTCCGCAACGAGCGCGGCGAGCTGGCCGTGCCGCGCGACGACCAGGGCAGGCTGACCGACTGGACGGACGTCGCGCAGCTCGATTACCGGAATCCCCTGCTGCGGCGCGCGATGATCGACGCGATGCGCTATTGGCTGGAGGAGTTCGGCATCGACGGCTTCCGCGTCGACGTCGCCGGTTTCGTCCCGGACAACTTCTGGAGCGAGGCCGTGCCCGAGCTACGCTCCGCCGTCCCGCGGCGAATCCTGCTCCTCGCGGAGTGGGGCGATCTCAAGATGCACCGGCTCGGCTTCGACCTCACGTACGCGTGGGACTCGTACAGCCGCCTCAAGGCGGTGTGGAGAGGCGCACCGGCGGACACGTTCGTCCGAAGCGAGCTGGCGGACATGCGGGCCATCCCCCCGGGCGGCATGCGGCTGCGCTTCACCACGAACCACGACGAGACCGCGTGGGACCATCCCCCGGTGACGCTCTTCGGGGGCGCGGCGGGAGCGCGCGCGGCCTTCGACGCCATGGCGCTGTTGCCGGGTCGGCCGCTGCTCTACAACGGGCAGGAGGTCGAGAGCCCGCAGAAGCTCGGCCTCTTCGTGCGCACCCCGATCGCGTGGGATCAGCCCGACGGGGCCGCGGCCCGCGCGTTCTATCGACGGGTCCTGCGCCTGGCGCGTACCGATCCGGCGCTCATCGCGGGGGATTTCCGGGAGGCCCTGACCAGCGCCCCCGGCGATGTGATCGCCTATCGGCGGGGCGCGGTGGTCGTGTTCGTGAACGCGAGGCCCCGCGAGGTACGATTCACTGTGACCGGCTTCGACGTGGATCGCGCGCGTGATCTGCTGTCGAACCGCACGCAGCGCGGCGACACGCTGATGCTTCCGGCCTACGGTGCGATCGTGCTGGAGCGGCGCGCCCGGGCGGCCACGCCGCTCCGTCCGGTGTCCCGTACATCCGAGCGCCGTAGCCTCCGGTTGAGCCGGACGCCTCATGGGCGGGCACGGGCGACAGGCGCCTCGCGCGTGCACGCCTACCGGCGGCCGAGGTCGAGCACCAGGCATTCCCGCGGCCCGATCGTCCCCGGAACCGGAACGTAG